The DNA segment ATGGTGCTTGTGTTTTCCGGACCACCAGAGGTCTGCGCCGTTGGGGCCCGGGGCGGCGACGCGGTCCGTGCGGATGACCGTACCGTCGAGGTTCAGATGCGTCAGCCCGGCTGCCTTCGCACGCTCCAGCGCGGTGGACAGGTCCGGTGCGCCGGCGGCCAGGACGGCCAGTCCTTCGTGGAGGTAGCGGTAGGAGGTGGAGACCGACACGCCGTTGTCGCGGGCGAGTTGGGCCAGTCGGGTGCCGTCGAGGAACCAACGCAGCACGAGCACGGCCTGCTTGAAGCAGCCCAGCGCGCGTCGCCCCTTGCGGGTCCTGGCCACGATTCGGTGGTCGCGCAGGAGACCGGCCAGGTGCTCGGCGGTGGACCGCCTCACATCGAGCACGGCGGTGTATGTGACACTGGTCGGCACGTGAGGCCCCTCGGTCGGATCTTTCTGTCGCAAGATGTTCCTACCAGGGGCCTTACGCCTGCCCGGACTTGGGGGATACCGCGGACCGCGCGACGCGCCTCCCGCTCACGGACGGTGGCCGACGGTTACTGGGAACAGCTCAGTCGCTCGGGATTATCCCCCATGGCCATCGGGAGAGCGACGGCGCTGTCCGAACACATGCCCACCGGCGCGAGCAGCTGTGGGGCGTGACGTTCGACGAGCCGGGTCAGGCGTCGATTCAGCTCATTGATCTGTCCGGTGAGCTGCTCGATGCGCTCGGCGAGCATGCGCAACGTCATGTGGGCGGCGTGGGCCCCTCCGTCCTCATCTCCGCCACCGTCGAGTGGGCCGAGGGTCGCGCAGGTGCGGAAAAGCTCGGCATTGCCCAGGCTAGACATTCGTTCCCGCAGGAAGCGAGTCTGCACGACGATGCCTGATCCTTCAGGACGAAGCTTCTACCGGTGGGCGCACCATGTCACCGGGGTAACTGTGATCCCCTGACATTTCGTCGGGTTCA comes from the Streptomyces sp. KMM 9044 genome and includes:
- a CDS encoding HARBI1 family protein; the protein is MPTSVTYTAVLDVRRSTAEHLAGLLRDHRIVARTRKGRRALGCFKQAVLVLRWFLDGTRLAQLARDNGVSVSTSYRYLHEGLAVLAAGAPDLSTALERAKAAGLTHLNLDGTVIRTDRVAAPGPNGADLWWSGKHKHHGGNVQVIATPDGWPIWVSPVRPGREHDTTCARHHGLVEALNRIAAELDMPTLVDLGYENAGDGFRHPFKKPAGGELTEEQQTYNKVIRGIHGVCERANSLLKTTFKALRRVSLDPSRITKIAAAALVLLQLEYDRTI